In Pelosinus sp. UFO1, one genomic interval encodes:
- a CDS encoding NADH-quinone oxidoreductase subunit I → MVGKGLLEGMRVTLKAFFNKKETLQYPEIKLTMPDRFRGGELELDDKKCIACGLCARACPNHVIEMTTGIDEQKKRHLKSYLYHSGLCLYCNFCIEACPTNAICWDKNYENSRYFKNDLDVNCLAIAKQKSAATVDVVQVDKPNAEQEDTLRGGSRDE, encoded by the coding sequence ATGGTTGGTAAAGGATTATTAGAGGGCATGCGCGTAACCTTAAAAGCTTTTTTTAACAAAAAAGAAACGCTGCAATATCCCGAAATAAAGCTAACCATGCCCGATCGTTTTCGTGGCGGTGAGCTGGAGTTAGATGATAAAAAATGCATCGCGTGCGGACTGTGCGCAAGGGCATGCCCTAATCATGTTATTGAGATGACTACAGGCATTGATGAACAGAAAAAACGGCACTTAAAATCATATCTATATCATTCAGGATTGTGTCTGTATTGTAATTTTTGTATTGAAGCATGTCCGACAAATGCTATTTGCTGGGACAAAAATTATGAGAATTCTCGGTACTTTAAAAATGACTTGGATGTTAATTGTTTAGCGATTGCAAAGCAAAAGTCAGCGGCAACAGTCGATGTAGTCCAAGTGGACAAGCCCAATGCTGAGCAAGAGGATACCTTAAGAGGAGGGAGCAGGGATGAATGA